The following proteins are encoded in a genomic region of Sporichthya brevicatena:
- a CDS encoding S9 family peptidase, which yields MSTPDPSVPAGEPDIRAYLETRTAGPSGFSPTGERLLISSDVPGSAQLYALELGDVRPDGVPIEALRQVTDLPEPAGGGFLPVPHGPAGAAADTVLIGIDAGGNERHQLYLLPVTADAPAAPVPDVDALSPLVVDPEHIHRSGGVTRDGSAFAYATNRRTGTDFDVWVRDLSTGEEQLVHAPGGWTWAGNFSPDGRYLALGALTEQPGDSTLHLLDRADASLVELAPHTEPAEIGSPSWLPDSSAFFFSHDVGRDMSAIARGTPDGAWEFVLTPEWDAGCAVDWTGRHLLVVTNADGRTEAALHDPTTLEKTADVPLPGTGVAGGFSFSRDGRYLAYSYSSPLVPGDGWLYDTVTGTSTRLTRSPHRLDSSTLVAPDLVRVPAHDGESIPLYVFRPRGAVTGKRPVVMIIHGGPESQYRPSFAALTQYLVARGFVVIAPNVRGSTGYGRRYQALDDVEKRFDSIRDMEWIHRWIATTDDLDPERCALYGGSYGGYMVLSGLAFQPDLWAAGVCIVGMSSLVTFLQNTADWRRAFREREYGSLTHHRDLLEELSPINRLDAMRAPLFLVHGVNDPRVPVGEARQIHAALQGKGIRTEMAIYEDEGHGLAKLKNRLDAYPRVAAFLEEVLRP from the coding sequence GTGAGCACTCCTGACCCGTCCGTTCCCGCCGGCGAGCCCGACATCCGGGCCTACCTCGAAACACGCACCGCAGGCCCGTCGGGGTTCTCCCCGACCGGCGAACGGCTGCTGATCAGCTCTGATGTGCCCGGAAGCGCCCAGCTGTATGCGCTGGAACTCGGTGACGTGCGTCCCGACGGGGTGCCGATCGAGGCGTTGCGGCAGGTCACGGACCTGCCGGAGCCCGCCGGCGGCGGCTTCCTGCCGGTGCCGCACGGGCCCGCGGGTGCGGCCGCGGACACCGTGCTGATCGGCATCGACGCGGGCGGTAACGAACGGCACCAGCTCTACCTGCTCCCGGTCACGGCGGACGCCCCGGCGGCGCCCGTCCCCGATGTGGACGCTTTGTCCCCCCTGGTGGTTGACCCGGAGCACATCCACCGTTCCGGGGGCGTGACGCGCGACGGCTCCGCGTTCGCCTACGCGACCAACCGGCGGACCGGGACCGACTTCGACGTCTGGGTCCGCGACCTGTCCACCGGCGAGGAGCAGCTCGTCCACGCCCCCGGCGGCTGGACCTGGGCCGGAAACTTCTCGCCGGACGGCCGCTACCTCGCGCTCGGGGCCCTCACCGAGCAGCCCGGCGACTCGACCCTGCACCTGCTGGACCGCGCCGACGCCTCCCTCGTCGAGCTCGCGCCGCACACCGAGCCGGCGGAGATCGGGAGCCCGTCGTGGCTGCCGGACTCCTCGGCGTTCTTCTTCTCGCACGACGTCGGGCGGGACATGTCCGCGATCGCGCGCGGGACGCCGGACGGGGCGTGGGAGTTCGTCCTGACCCCGGAGTGGGACGCCGGCTGCGCGGTGGACTGGACGGGGCGGCACCTGCTGGTCGTCACCAACGCCGACGGCCGCACCGAGGCCGCGCTGCACGACCCGACGACGCTGGAGAAGACCGCGGACGTGCCGCTGCCGGGTACCGGCGTCGCGGGTGGGTTCTCGTTCTCCCGGGACGGCCGGTACCTGGCGTACTCGTACTCCTCGCCGCTGGTGCCGGGTGACGGCTGGCTCTACGACACCGTCACGGGGACCTCGACGCGGCTGACGCGGTCGCCGCACCGGCTGGACTCCTCGACGCTCGTGGCCCCGGACCTGGTGCGCGTTCCCGCGCACGACGGGGAGTCGATCCCCCTCTACGTCTTCCGGCCGCGTGGCGCGGTGACCGGCAAGCGGCCGGTCGTGATGATCATTCACGGCGGGCCGGAGTCGCAGTACCGGCCGTCGTTCGCGGCGCTGACGCAGTACCTCGTCGCCCGCGGGTTCGTCGTGATCGCGCCGAACGTGCGCGGCTCCACCGGGTACGGCCGGCGCTACCAGGCCCTCGACGACGTCGAGAAGCGCTTCGACTCGATCCGCGACATGGAGTGGATCCACCGCTGGATCGCCACGACCGACGACCTCGACCCCGAGCGCTGCGCGCTCTACGGCGGGTCCTACGGCGGCTACATGGTGCTGTCCGGCCTCGCGTTCCAGCCGGACCTGTGGGCCGCGGGCGTCTGCATCGTCGGCATGTCCTCGCTGGTGACGTTCCTGCAGAACACCGCCGACTGGCGCCGGGCCTTCCGGGAGCGCGAGTACGGCTCGCTCACCCACCACCGGGATCTCCTGGAGGAGCTGTCCCCGATCAACCGCCTGGACGCGATGCGGGCCCCGCTCTTCCTCGTCCACGGCGTCAACGACCCGCGGGTGCCGGTCGGCGAGGCCCGGCAGATCCACGCCGCGCTCCAGGGCAAGGGCATCCGCACGGAGATGGCGATCTATGAGGACGAGGGCCACGGCCTCGCGAAACTGAAGAACCGTCTGGACGCATATCCCCGCGTCGCGGCCTTCCTTGAGGAGGTCCTGCGGCCGTAG
- a CDS encoding ACT domain-containing protein yields MAVDLVIDLENTPGALAKVATAISDAGVNIAAATCLGNDNHAELHILVKHAEAARHSLAIVGLGVSREREVVIVEVHDRPGELADITHRIAKAGVNLDLVYVATGDRVVFGSPDLEGLKQVLGAADRA; encoded by the coding sequence ATGGCGGTCGATCTCGTCATCGACCTCGAGAACACCCCGGGCGCGCTGGCCAAGGTCGCGACCGCGATCAGTGACGCGGGGGTGAACATCGCGGCGGCCACGTGCCTGGGCAACGACAACCACGCCGAGCTGCACATCCTCGTCAAGCACGCCGAGGCGGCGCGGCACTCGCTGGCGATCGTCGGACTGGGCGTCAGTCGCGAGCGTGAGGTCGTGATCGTCGAGGTGCACGACCGGCCCGGCGAGCTCGCCGACATCACGCACCGGATCGCGAAGGCGGGGGTCAACCTCGACCTCGTCTACGTCGCGACCGGGGACCGGGTGGTGTTCGGTTCGCCGGACCTCGAGGGGCTGAAGCAGGTCCTCGGCGCGGCCGACCGCGCCTGA
- a CDS encoding acyl-CoA dehydrogenase family protein, with product MALDFTLPERVTEWRDRIRDFVEEVVVPREQEAFAKGADDDLRRELQAAAKEAVVFAPQAAADLGGGGFSLAESAILLEEAGTSLLGPLALNCHAPDEGNIHMLNVIATPAQREKYLRPLAQGDVRSCFSMTEPPPGAGSDPSAMRTTVKKVSGGWVINGEKHLITGAEGAAFSIVMAKGGGGEDGTRGATMLLVDTDNPGWQIKGHPTTLDSTMPGGHCRVGLNEVFVTDEAVLGEPGRGFAYAQVRLAPARLTHCMRWLGAARRAHMIALHRAVHREMWGNSLADLGMAQQMIAENEIDLTAARALLLQTCLEVENSEAAAATEASSKAKVFISEATSRVVDRSVQLAGGMGTTDDLVIGRIYAEIRAFRIYDGATEVHKMSISKRAVSRVRDQLGG from the coding sequence ATGGCGCTGGACTTCACGCTTCCCGAGCGGGTGACCGAATGGCGTGACCGCATCCGCGACTTCGTCGAGGAGGTCGTGGTCCCGCGCGAGCAGGAGGCCTTCGCCAAGGGCGCCGACGACGACCTGCGCCGTGAGCTGCAGGCCGCGGCCAAGGAGGCCGTGGTGTTCGCCCCGCAGGCGGCGGCGGACCTCGGCGGCGGCGGTTTCTCCCTCGCGGAGTCCGCGATCCTGCTCGAGGAGGCCGGCACCTCGCTGCTCGGTCCGCTGGCGCTGAACTGCCACGCCCCCGACGAGGGCAACATCCACATGCTCAACGTCATCGCGACGCCGGCGCAGCGCGAGAAGTACCTGCGCCCGCTCGCGCAGGGTGACGTCCGCTCCTGCTTCTCGATGACCGAGCCCCCGCCCGGCGCCGGCTCGGACCCGAGCGCGATGCGCACCACCGTCAAGAAGGTCTCCGGCGGCTGGGTCATCAACGGCGAGAAGCACCTGATCACCGGCGCCGAGGGCGCGGCGTTCTCGATCGTCATGGCCAAGGGCGGTGGCGGCGAGGACGGCACCCGCGGCGCGACGATGCTCCTCGTCGACACCGACAACCCGGGCTGGCAGATCAAGGGCCACCCGACCACGCTCGACTCGACCATGCCGGGCGGGCACTGCCGCGTCGGCCTGAACGAGGTCTTCGTGACCGACGAGGCCGTGCTCGGCGAGCCGGGCCGCGGCTTCGCGTACGCGCAGGTCCGCCTCGCGCCGGCGCGCCTGACGCACTGCATGCGCTGGCTCGGCGCCGCCCGCCGCGCGCACATGATCGCCCTGCACCGCGCCGTCCACCGCGAGATGTGGGGCAACTCCCTCGCCGACCTCGGCATGGCGCAGCAGATGATCGCCGAGAACGAGATCGACCTCACCGCCGCCCGCGCCCTGCTGCTGCAGACCTGTCTCGAGGTCGAGAACTCCGAGGCCGCCGCCGCGACCGAGGCCTCCTCCAAGGCGAAGGTCTTCATCTCCGAGGCCACCAGCCGCGTCGTCGACCGTTCCGTCCAGCTCGCCGGCGGCATGGGCACCACCGACGACCTCGTCATCGGCCGCATCTACGCCGAGATCCGCGCCTTCCGGATCTACGACGGCGCCACCGAGGTCCACAAGATGTCGATCTCCAAGCGCGCCGTCAGCCGCGTCCGCGACCAGCTCGGCGGCTGA
- a CDS encoding alpha/beta hydrolase, producing the protein MDRITRTSAGVELAADFYPGTRNLAFVVTHGWGSARPTDIPAALAGAGFPALAHDLRGHGQSGGERTEISRADWVADVVGMVDELRVRVPDARIGLVGASFGAYLSLVAAGEREVAALSLRVPANYLDEGFDAPHEPRFRADVRRPEDLYPADSRALRVLRAFGGPVQLVDADGDAVIPRETIAGYVDAVDPARLTRHTLSGPHHLATPELRREYLAALLAWAATL; encoded by the coding sequence GTGGACCGGATCACTCGCACCTCCGCCGGCGTCGAACTCGCCGCGGACTTCTACCCCGGCACCAGGAATCTAGCGTTCGTCGTGACCCACGGCTGGGGAAGTGCGCGGCCCACCGACATCCCGGCCGCGTTGGCCGGCGCCGGCTTCCCCGCCCTCGCTCACGACCTGCGCGGGCACGGGCAGAGCGGCGGCGAGCGCACGGAGATCTCCCGCGCGGACTGGGTCGCCGACGTCGTCGGGATGGTCGACGAACTGCGCGTCCGCGTCCCGGACGCCCGGATCGGGCTCGTCGGCGCGAGCTTCGGCGCCTACCTGAGCCTCGTCGCCGCCGGGGAGCGCGAGGTCGCGGCACTGTCGCTGCGCGTCCCGGCGAACTACCTCGACGAGGGCTTCGACGCCCCGCACGAGCCCCGCTTCCGCGCGGACGTCCGCCGCCCCGAGGACCTCTACCCCGCCGACAGCCGAGCCCTGCGCGTCCTGCGGGCGTTCGGCGGCCCCGTCCAGCTCGTCGACGCCGACGGCGACGCCGTCATCCCCCGGGAGACGATCGCCGGCTACGTCGACGCCGTCGACCCGGCCCGGCTGACCCGCCACACCCTGTCCGGCCCGCACCACCTCGCGACCCCGGAGCTCCGCCGCGAGTACCTCGCCGCCCTCCTCGCCTGGGCCGCCACCCTCTGA
- a CDS encoding L,D-transpeptidase family protein produces the protein MGSLAVLLVVTALGPVDGARAQETRESATVVASGSKLAESRLKGLGCFIGPSASEGMRLKAATIRFQAANGLRQTGRLGGPTMKRLTSGKGKSCTDRPVPTRTGQGRRIVMSQGQNWLWLVKEDGTVLAQGGIVDNDWLPQRTYRTGAQCGKPARSRYRSDRSGALRIDWFVRFHDCIVGFHQIPVSKRTGQPIHPDYYAGTDLSKSHGCIRMPLPLIKKLYRFAAQPTKVVVTR, from the coding sequence GTGGGCAGCCTGGCGGTCCTGCTGGTCGTCACCGCGCTCGGCCCGGTCGACGGGGCGCGGGCGCAGGAGACACGCGAGTCGGCGACCGTGGTGGCGAGCGGGTCCAAGCTCGCGGAGTCCCGGCTCAAGGGGCTGGGGTGCTTCATCGGACCCTCGGCGTCCGAGGGCATGCGGCTCAAGGCGGCGACCATCCGCTTCCAGGCCGCGAACGGCCTGAGACAGACGGGCCGGCTCGGCGGTCCGACGATGAAGCGCCTGACCTCCGGCAAGGGCAAGAGCTGCACGGACCGCCCGGTGCCGACGCGGACGGGCCAGGGCCGGCGCATCGTCATGAGCCAGGGCCAGAACTGGCTGTGGCTGGTCAAGGAGGACGGCACCGTCCTCGCCCAGGGCGGCATCGTCGACAACGACTGGCTGCCCCAGCGCACGTACCGGACCGGCGCGCAGTGCGGGAAGCCCGCCCGCTCCCGGTACCGCAGCGACCGCAGCGGAGCGCTCCGGATCGACTGGTTCGTCCGGTTCCACGACTGCATCGTCGGGTTCCACCAGATCCCGGTCAGCAAGCGCACCGGCCAGCCGATCCACCCGGACTACTACGCCGGCACCGACCTCTCGAAGTCCCACGGCTGCATCCGGATGCCCCTGCCGCTGATCAAGAAGCTCTACCGCTTCGCCGCCCAGCCGACGAAGGTCGTCGTCACCCGCTGA
- a CDS encoding site-specific integrase has protein sequence MAARGSSGQRRQRGFIRQRGKSFQVLVFSGTDPVTGKDVYLTGSTTDRAEAEKIRTRLLAQVDRQRTPASRVTLNHALDAWFDVHEGEATTLDTYRGYAARVIRPALGETAIAKISPRMLEQLYAQLRRCRTRCNGKPFLEYRVEGEHACREVIHRRKREHDCAAVGCRVVECKAHECKPLSAATVRQIHSVISGTLSTATRWDWIPSNPASTAKKPKQPKPQPRPPTAAQAARILTAAWEVDAAWGTLVWLLMVTGMRRGELCALRWTDVQLDVGVLEVRRAYTHRAGVGIEKETKTHQMRRIALDADTVDLLAAHRLRFQNRVESLGIAPSDDAFVFSFSPDNSAPCHPDSVSHRYVRMCKELGVDTHLHALRHYSATELISAGVDVRTVAGRLGHGGGGTTTLRVYAAWVPESDRRAADLLASRLGRPSDLGET, from the coding sequence ATGGCAGCTCGGGGGAGCAGCGGCCAGCGCCGCCAACGCGGCTTCATCCGGCAACGGGGGAAGTCGTTCCAGGTCCTGGTGTTCTCCGGGACCGACCCGGTCACGGGCAAGGACGTGTACCTGACCGGCTCGACGACCGACCGCGCCGAGGCCGAGAAGATTCGGACGCGATTGCTCGCGCAGGTGGACCGGCAGCGCACGCCGGCTTCCCGCGTCACGCTGAACCACGCGCTCGACGCCTGGTTCGACGTGCACGAGGGCGAGGCCACGACCCTCGACACGTACCGCGGCTACGCGGCCCGCGTGATTCGGCCGGCGCTGGGCGAGACCGCCATCGCGAAGATCAGCCCGCGCATGCTGGAGCAGCTCTACGCCCAGTTGCGGCGCTGCCGGACGCGGTGCAACGGCAAGCCGTTCCTCGAGTACCGGGTCGAGGGTGAGCACGCCTGCCGTGAGGTGATCCACCGCCGCAAGCGGGAGCACGACTGCGCGGCCGTTGGATGCCGGGTGGTCGAGTGCAAGGCGCACGAGTGCAAGCCGCTGAGTGCGGCGACGGTCCGTCAGATTCATTCGGTCATCAGTGGCACGTTGAGTACAGCGACGCGGTGGGATTGGATCCCGTCCAACCCGGCGTCCACCGCGAAGAAGCCGAAGCAGCCAAAGCCTCAACCGCGTCCGCCGACCGCTGCGCAAGCCGCGCGGATACTCACGGCGGCCTGGGAGGTTGACGCCGCCTGGGGCACGCTGGTGTGGCTGCTGATGGTGACCGGGATGCGCCGCGGGGAGCTCTGCGCGCTCCGTTGGACGGACGTCCAGTTGGACGTTGGCGTCCTGGAGGTCCGGCGCGCGTACACCCACCGTGCCGGCGTCGGGATCGAGAAGGAGACCAAGACTCACCAGATGCGCCGCATCGCGTTGGACGCCGACACGGTCGATCTCCTGGCCGCGCACCGTCTGCGCTTCCAGAATCGGGTCGAGAGTCTCGGCATCGCGCCGAGCGACGACGCCTTCGTGTTCTCGTTCTCGCCCGACAACAGCGCGCCGTGCCACCCGGACTCGGTGAGCCACCGCTACGTCCGGATGTGCAAGGAGCTCGGGGTCGACACCCACCTCCACGCGTTGCGGCACTACTCCGCGACCGAGCTGATCAGTGCCGGCGTCGACGTCCGGACGGTCGCCGGTCGGCTCGGCCACGGCGGCGGGGGAACCACGACCCTGCGTGTCTACGCGGCCTGGGTGCCAGAGTCAGACCGTCGCGCCGCCGATTTGCTGGCGAGTCGACTGGGACGGCCGAGCGACCTTGGTGAGACCTGA
- a CDS encoding ATP-binding protein — protein MLGILQAGTWSAGDESALVDLKEEAGRRDHRGTLLPARPESDVAAEQVAEESACMSNTPGGGALVLGVADDGTLIGTSLGVDWLRHRVYEITDRALTIEVREIHLGGVRLLIITAPEAIEPIRVRNRIKWRLDDNCVEVDLATWHAKRMIRTHFDWSAQPSHVPADQVRASAVEAARQFLRDSGETNAVDLARQPTPELLRRLNVVTGDGYLTNAGVLAFVGRGDPALDYIRRDVPGGDSRQRVHKGARGLLEEIADVFTNINAYNSIKHIRTGAVVGQVRDLPEQAVREAVVNGLAHREWGLAAPTTIEHIGKTLRVTSPGGFFGGVNSQNIITHPSQSRNRALTELLAALRVAEREGVGVDRMVREMIRVGHRAPDISEIDGPFVRASLVGDATDEAWIGWLASIDPPETREDLNALLLLRQVVDQGWFDVVTAAPLLQLNQAETQGAIQRLNIATLRNGPLINLVPGVPDDAPFAWSLAPAARDALQRLDRTFGTDRPAPSRERIAKSYSRARGRVSTTELAGIVGASPTNVGGVLKSLERQGDLKPSRATRRGPGFYYVPVED, from the coding sequence GTGCTGGGGATTCTGCAGGCTGGCACCTGGTCTGCAGGCGACGAGTCGGCCCTCGTCGACCTCAAGGAAGAGGCCGGTCGGCGAGATCACCGTGGCACGCTCCTCCCTGCCCGGCCGGAGAGTGACGTAGCCGCGGAGCAGGTCGCTGAAGAATCCGCCTGCATGTCTAACACCCCCGGCGGCGGTGCCCTCGTGCTCGGCGTTGCCGACGACGGAACGCTGATCGGCACCTCTCTTGGGGTGGACTGGCTCCGGCACCGTGTCTACGAGATAACTGATCGGGCGCTCACGATCGAGGTCCGTGAGATTCACCTTGGCGGGGTGCGGCTGCTGATCATCACCGCGCCCGAAGCGATCGAACCGATCCGAGTGAGGAACCGCATCAAGTGGCGGCTAGATGACAACTGCGTCGAGGTTGACCTGGCCACTTGGCATGCCAAGCGGATGATCCGCACGCACTTTGATTGGTCGGCACAGCCGTCTCACGTGCCGGCCGACCAGGTGCGTGCTTCGGCCGTTGAAGCTGCTCGGCAATTCTTGCGCGACAGCGGCGAGACAAACGCGGTCGACCTTGCCCGGCAACCGACACCTGAGCTTCTCCGTCGCCTCAATGTCGTGACGGGGGACGGCTACCTCACGAATGCGGGGGTTCTTGCATTCGTGGGCAGGGGTGATCCCGCGCTGGACTACATCCGTCGCGATGTGCCCGGCGGCGACAGCCGCCAGAGAGTGCATAAGGGTGCCCGTGGATTGCTAGAGGAGATCGCTGATGTCTTCACAAACATCAATGCGTACAACTCGATCAAGCATATTCGCACGGGGGCGGTTGTGGGACAGGTCCGCGACCTGCCGGAGCAGGCCGTGCGCGAGGCCGTCGTCAATGGTCTCGCTCATCGCGAGTGGGGTCTCGCTGCGCCTACGACGATCGAGCACATAGGGAAGACACTGCGAGTCACAAGTCCCGGAGGCTTCTTCGGCGGGGTTAACAGTCAGAACATCATCACGCATCCCTCGCAGTCGCGAAACCGAGCGCTGACTGAACTGCTGGCAGCGCTTCGCGTGGCGGAGCGCGAAGGAGTCGGCGTCGACAGGATGGTTCGCGAGATGATTCGCGTTGGTCACCGCGCGCCTGACATTTCGGAGATTGACGGTCCCTTCGTCAGGGCATCGCTGGTCGGTGATGCAACTGATGAAGCCTGGATCGGATGGCTAGCTTCGATCGATCCCCCCGAAACGCGGGAAGACCTCAACGCCTTGCTCCTTCTGCGCCAGGTGGTCGATCAGGGCTGGTTCGACGTCGTGACGGCCGCGCCCTTACTACAACTCAATCAAGCGGAAACTCAAGGGGCCATTCAGCGACTGAACATCGCAACCCTTCGCAACGGCCCGCTGATCAACTTGGTGCCGGGCGTTCCAGACGATGCTCCGTTCGCATGGTCCCTCGCGCCTGCGGCGCGCGACGCCCTTCAGCGTCTTGATCGCACGTTCGGCACCGACAGGCCCGCTCCGTCTCGGGAGCGGATCGCAAAGTCGTATTCGCGCGCGAGAGGGCGCGTTAGCACGACTGAGCTTGCGGGCATCGTCGGGGCCAGTCCGACCAACGTGGGCGGGGTCCTGAAATCCCTCGAAAGGCAAGGTGATCTGAAGCCCTCTCGCGCCACCCGCCGCGGGCCCGGGTTCTACTACGTCCCGGTTGAGGATTGA
- a CDS encoding macro domain-containing protein, with protein MSIQERVGDLFDARGFGALAHGCNCAGAMGAGIAVEFRRRWPQMYEEYKHRCNAGSFSPGDVFIWPVAGLVIYNFGTQRTWRTKATIEAIGTAAQLMVRDARSRGIQAIGLPRIGAGLGGLEWPRVRALLGEVATDGGVRLIVHVLGEKGTAHGREYRP; from the coding sequence ATGAGCATCCAAGAACGCGTCGGTGATCTATTCGACGCTCGTGGCTTTGGAGCGCTTGCTCATGGTTGCAACTGCGCCGGCGCGATGGGTGCAGGTATCGCGGTGGAGTTCCGTCGGCGGTGGCCGCAGATGTATGAGGAGTACAAGCATCGATGCAACGCCGGAAGTTTCTCGCCCGGCGATGTATTCATCTGGCCGGTCGCGGGTCTGGTGATCTACAACTTCGGCACGCAACGCACCTGGCGCACGAAGGCGACCATCGAAGCAATCGGGACGGCTGCCCAGCTGATGGTGCGCGACGCCCGTTCTCGTGGCATACAGGCCATTGGACTCCCGCGGATCGGGGCGGGCCTCGGCGGACTGGAGTGGCCACGTGTTCGGGCGCTCTTGGGCGAGGTCGCGACTGACGGCGGTGTCCGTTTGATCGTTCACGTGTTGGGTGAGAAGGGGACTGCGCATGGTCGGGAATATCGACCCTGA
- a CDS encoding glutamine--tRNA ligase/YqeY domain fusion protein, with protein MTTEPAEAGPTPSDFIRDIIRADLASGKYGDRVQTRFPPEPNGYLHIGHAKSICLNFGLAVEFGGTCNLRFDDTNPEAEDHEYVEAILEDIEWLGFTPANVFYASDYFGQIYDWAEVLVTKGLAYVDDQDGDTIRAQRGGFGKPGIESPFRNRTPEENLALLRGMRDGEFPDGSKVLRAKIDMQASVMTLRDPVLYRIRRVPHVRTGTDWIIYPTYDWAHGQSDAIEGVTHSICTLEFADHRPLYDWCLDHLDLPRERPVQIEFARLALTHTVMSKRLLRALVENGTVDGWDDARMPTLRGMRRRGYPAAAIREFVSTLGAAKTNTVTEIEYLESFVRTHHNTHALRRMAVLEPLKLVITNWPEGQVEHVELVENPEDPAAGVRTVPFTGELWIEQDDFKLEPPPKYFRLSPGREVRLRGGYFVTATDVVTNADGNVTEVHCTYDPETKGGNAPDGRKVKATMHWVSAAHAVDITVHLYDRLYAETRPGSDGNDPVVNPASRRTLTGAKAEPVLADTKPGEVVQFERLGYFAADVDTPGTFHRTVGLRDEWANIQKRNG; from the coding sequence GTGACGACCGAACCCGCCGAGGCCGGCCCTACGCCGAGCGACTTCATCCGCGACATCATCCGGGCCGACCTGGCGTCGGGGAAGTACGGCGACCGGGTCCAGACGCGGTTCCCCCCGGAGCCGAACGGCTACCTGCACATCGGGCATGCGAAGAGCATCTGCCTGAACTTCGGGTTGGCGGTGGAGTTCGGCGGGACCTGCAACCTGCGCTTCGACGACACGAACCCCGAGGCGGAGGACCACGAGTACGTCGAGGCGATCCTGGAAGACATCGAGTGGCTCGGGTTCACCCCCGCCAACGTGTTCTACGCCTCCGACTACTTCGGCCAGATCTACGACTGGGCCGAGGTGCTGGTGACCAAGGGCCTCGCGTACGTCGACGACCAGGACGGGGACACGATCCGCGCGCAGCGGGGCGGGTTCGGCAAGCCCGGCATCGAGTCGCCGTTCCGCAACCGGACCCCCGAGGAGAACCTCGCCCTGCTGCGTGGCATGCGGGACGGGGAGTTTCCCGACGGCTCGAAGGTCCTGCGCGCGAAGATCGACATGCAGGCGTCCGTCATGACCCTGCGTGACCCGGTGCTCTACCGGATCCGCCGCGTCCCGCACGTCCGCACCGGGACGGACTGGATCATCTACCCGACCTACGACTGGGCCCACGGCCAGTCGGACGCGATCGAGGGCGTCACCCACTCGATCTGCACGCTCGAGTTCGCCGACCACCGGCCGCTCTACGACTGGTGCCTCGACCACCTCGACCTGCCGCGCGAGCGGCCCGTCCAGATCGAGTTCGCCCGCCTCGCGCTGACGCACACCGTCATGTCGAAGCGGCTGCTGCGCGCGCTCGTCGAGAACGGCACCGTCGACGGCTGGGACGACGCCCGCATGCCCACGCTGCGCGGCATGCGCCGCCGTGGGTACCCGGCCGCGGCGATCCGCGAGTTCGTCTCGACGCTCGGGGCCGCGAAGACCAACACGGTCACCGAGATCGAGTACCTCGAGTCGTTCGTCCGCACCCACCACAACACGCACGCGCTGCGTCGCATGGCCGTGCTCGAACCGCTCAAGCTCGTCATCACCAACTGGCCGGAGGGTCAGGTCGAACACGTCGAGCTGGTCGAGAACCCGGAGGACCCGGCGGCCGGCGTCCGGACCGTCCCGTTCACCGGCGAGCTCTGGATCGAGCAGGACGACTTCAAGCTCGAGCCGCCGCCGAAGTACTTCCGCCTCTCGCCGGGGCGCGAGGTCCGGCTGCGCGGCGGCTACTTCGTCACGGCCACCGACGTCGTCACCAACGCCGACGGCAACGTCACCGAGGTGCACTGCACTTACGACCCGGAGACGAAGGGCGGGAATGCGCCGGACGGCCGCAAGGTCAAGGCCACGATGCACTGGGTCAGCGCCGCGCACGCCGTCGACATCACCGTGCATCTCTACGACCGGCTCTACGCGGAGACCCGGCCCGGCAGCGACGGCAACGACCCGGTCGTCAACCCGGCCTCGCGCCGCACGCTGACGGGGGCCAAGGCCGAGCCCGTCCTCGCCGACACCAAGCCCGGCGAGGTCGTGCAGTTCGAGCGGCTCGGCTACTTCGCCGCCGACGTCGACACCCCGGGAACGTTCCACCGCACCGTCGGGCTCCGCGACGAGTGGGCCAACATCCAGAAGCGCAACGGGTAG